A stretch of the Dioscorea cayenensis subsp. rotundata cultivar TDr96_F1 chromosome 4, TDr96_F1_v2_PseudoChromosome.rev07_lg8_w22 25.fasta, whole genome shotgun sequence genome encodes the following:
- the LOC120258776 gene encoding LOW QUALITY PROTEIN: putative pentatricopeptide repeat-containing protein At5g59200, chloroplastic (The sequence of the model RefSeq protein was modified relative to this genomic sequence to represent the inferred CDS: deleted 1 base in 1 codon) yields MLPSIVAVGTIPLPPNSNCASLQRKRNTSSSSSQHHTITLLRRCKTIQELHQIHAKILKTGQSQDPHLLFKLLHHCSTLNSIDYASKLFETIQTPDVYHYTALICGSIVSGYSDACFRLFSRLLEGKIMPDFVVMSYVLKACGIGLSLEEGRQVHGHALKLGVGNERLVSMRLIEFYGKCGVFGDAEKVFDGMLQRDAVAATILISCYSDRSFIEKARTLFDNVGDKDTACWTAMINGLIENGMTSAALGLFREMQGEKVPLNEVTVVCALSACSQLGALELGRWIHSYFSRFGIKLNTYVGSTLVDMYSKCGSLEEAKKVFDEMPEKDVVSYNSMIAGLAMHGRSREAAKLFKQMIEQGLSPNHITFVGVLNACSHGGLVELGYEIFESMTKVFSVEPRIEHYGMVDLLGRVGCLDEAYEFISRMRIQPDHVIWGTLLSACKMHRNLDLAEKVAEILIESDAADSGTYVLLSNVYASFGKWREAVGIRSKMKEYGIQKEPGCSSIEVDNEVHEFLLGDIRHPRRDEIYRKLEELSDALKLEGYSPEKQVVLQDIDEDEKEWALSIHSERLAICYGLISTKPTATLRVVNNLRVCNDCHSLIKFISKITRRKIVLRDRNRFHHFEDGFCSCGDYW; encoded by the exons ATGCTTCCCTCCATAGTAGCCGTTGGCACAATCCCTCTCCCGCCAAATTCAAACTGTGCTTCTCTTCAGCGGAAAAGGAacacatcatcatcttcttcacaaCACCACACCATCACTCTCTTGCGGAGATGCAAAACCATCCAAGAACTCCACCAAATCCACGCCAAGATCCTCAAAACAGGGCAATCCCAAGACCCACACCTTCTCTTCAAGCTCCTTCACCATTGCTCCACATTGAACTCCATTGATTATGCCTCCAAACTCTTTGAAACGATCCAAACCCCTGATGTTTATCATTACACTGCTCTCATTTGTGGCAGCATTGTTTCCGGCTATTCTGATGCTTGTTTTCGGTTATTTTCCCGCTTGCTTGAGGGGAAAATTATGCCGGATTTTGTTGTGATGTCTTATGTTTTGAAGGCTTGTGGGATTGGGCTGTCTTTGGAGGAAGGTAGGCAGGTTCATGGACATGCTCTGAAACTGGGAGTTGGGAATGAGAGGCTTGTTTCCATGAGATTGATTGAGTTTTATGGGAAATGTGGAGTTTTTGGTGATGCAGAGAAGGTTTTTGATGGAATGCTGCAGAGAGATGCTGTGGCCGCTACCATTTTGATATCTTGCTATTCTGATCGGTCTTTTATCGAAAAGGCAAGGACTTTGTTTGATAATGTTGGTGATAAGGACACGGCCTGCTGGACTGCTATGATCAACGGGCTTATTGAAAATGGAATGACTAGTGCTGCATTAGGACTTTTCAGAGAAATGCAGGGGGAGAAGGTTCCGCTGAATGAAGTTACTGTTGTTTGTGCGCTATCTGCGTGTTCTCAATTGGGAGCGCTTGAGCTCGGGAGATGGATTCATTCTTATTTCAGCAGGTTTGGCATTAAGCTGAATACT TATGTCGGCTCCACTCTTGTTGATATGTACTCAAAATGTGGTAGTTTGGAAGAAGCGAAGAAAGTCTTTGATGAGATGCCGGAGAAGGATGTGGTCTCTTATAATTCGATGATTGCCGGATTAGCAATGCATGGGAGGAGCAGGGAAGCTGCCAAACTGTTTAAGCAAATGATTGAGCAAGGTCTAAGTCCTAACCACATAACTTTCGTTGGTGTTCTTAATGCTTGTAGCCATGGTGGTCTTGTGGAACTAGGATATGAGATATTTGAGTCAATGACAAAGGTTTTCAGTGTAGAGCCAAGAATTGAACACTATGGCATGGTAGACCTTCTTGGTCGTGTCGGATGCTTGGATGAAGCTTATGAGTTTATCAGTCGGATGAGAATCCAACCAGATCATGTTATTTGGGGAACTTTGCTTAGTGCTTGTAAGATGCACAGAAATCTTGATCTAGCTGAAAAGGTTGCTGAAATTTTGATTGAGAGTGATGCCGCCGATTCTGGAACTTATGTTCTTCTCTCAAACGTGTATGCATCATTCGGTAAATGGAGAGAGGCAGTTGGAATACGCTCGAAGATGAAGGAATATGGCATTCAGAAAGAACCGGGTTGCAGTTCTATAGAAGTTGATAATGAGGTGCATGAGTTCCTCTTAGGTGATATTCGACACCCTCGAAGAGATGAAATATATCGAAAGTTGGAGGAATTGAGTGATGCCTTGAAATTAGAAGGTTACTCTCCGGAAAAGCAAGTGGTTTTACAGGATATTGACGAAGATGAGAAGGAATGGGCGCTAAGTATCCATAGTGAGAGGCTGGCAATATGTTATGGTCTCATTTCGACAAAACCAACGGCGACGCTAAGGGTTGTGAATAACCTTCGGGTATGCAATGACTGCCATTCACTGATTAAGTTCATCTCAAAGATCACCCGGAGAAAGATCGTCTTGAGGGATCGGAATCGATTCCATCATTTCGAAGATGGTTTCTGTTCTTGTGGGGATTATTGGTGA